Proteins encoded by one window of Tunturibacter psychrotolerans:
- a CDS encoding SDR family oxidoreductase, which translates to MQEILITGAGSGFGEGTALGLAQKGHNVIAAVQSWPQVTALREKSSSLGLKTLRVEKLDLLDKYDVAHALKFKFDILVNNAGIGEGGPMSEIPVDLVRENFETNVFSALDFTQRVVRNWVATGVKGKVVFTSSVVGLLTVPPIPAYAASKHAVQSIAEAMYEELKPFGIQVQTINPGPYLTGFNETVVEAGLRWLNDDVNFIKRDAFKKVVDGLLGKPEGRLDPKDMIAKMIEVIPSREGKFLNIFPPSSEEWVKSYQQQLYDRTI; encoded by the coding sequence ATGCAGGAGATATTGATCACGGGAGCAGGCTCCGGATTTGGTGAAGGAACCGCTCTGGGATTGGCGCAGAAAGGTCACAACGTAATAGCGGCTGTTCAGAGCTGGCCACAAGTGACTGCTCTGCGGGAAAAAAGCAGCTCGCTCGGCCTGAAAACACTGCGAGTCGAGAAGTTGGATCTGCTCGACAAGTATGATGTGGCGCACGCGCTCAAATTCAAGTTCGACATTCTGGTGAATAACGCGGGCATTGGTGAGGGAGGGCCTATGTCCGAGATTCCCGTTGATCTGGTGCGAGAGAATTTCGAAACGAATGTCTTCTCGGCCTTGGATTTTACCCAGCGCGTGGTGAGGAACTGGGTGGCCACGGGCGTTAAGGGAAAGGTGGTATTCACGTCCTCAGTTGTTGGACTTCTCACGGTCCCGCCGATTCCCGCATATGCCGCGAGCAAGCATGCTGTGCAATCTATCGCTGAAGCGATGTACGAGGAGTTGAAACCCTTTGGAATTCAGGTCCAAACCATCAATCCCGGACCCTACCTTACCGGTTTCAACGAGACTGTGGTTGAAGCCGGTCTTCGCTGGCTCAACGATGACGTGAACTTCATCAAGCGTGACGCCTTCAAGAAAGTGGTTGACGGGCTGCTTGGTAAACCAGAGGGAAGACTCGATCCAAAAGACATGATCGCAAAGATGATTGAAGTGATTCCTTCTCGCGAGGGGAAGTTTCTCAACATCTTTCCTCCTTCGTCGGAAGAATGGGTCAAGAGTTACCAGCAGCAACTCTACGATCGCACTATCTGA
- a CDS encoding GlcG/HbpS family heme-binding protein, which translates to MQITAEQAERVLKASILKAKELGVSVCIAILDSGGHLKAFHRMDGAWLGVIDVALMKAKTSALFEMETQTVDNYSKAGGDAHGLELTNGHLVTFAGGIPFKNVDGHTIGSIGVSGGTSAQDYAVAQSGQSALKG; encoded by the coding sequence ATGCAGATTACGGCAGAGCAAGCGGAGCGGGTCTTGAAGGCTTCCATACTGAAGGCGAAAGAACTCGGGGTTTCAGTTTGCATTGCAATCCTTGATTCGGGAGGCCACTTGAAAGCATTTCATCGCATGGACGGAGCATGGCTTGGAGTGATCGATGTGGCGCTAATGAAAGCGAAGACATCTGCGCTTTTCGAAATGGAGACGCAAACCGTCGACAACTACAGCAAAGCAGGGGGAGATGCGCATGGACTTGAGCTTACCAATGGCCACCTCGTGACGTTTGCCGGCGGAATCCCCTTTAAGAATGTCGATGGGCACACGATCGGGAGCATCGGTGTGTCGGGGGGAACGTCGGCTCAAGATTATGCAGTCGCTCAAAGCGGTCAATCGGCGTTGAAAGGCTAA
- a CDS encoding transporter encodes MRRRSVLLLSSLVTLSSAAIHAQDLSPRAYVITPIHTNAVILTWAFFDGGVDFNGTVPISGATGSYNVPIFSLYHTLNFFGRSANLTASLPYAVGNFTGQVLGEQQTLYRSGLLDTSLRFSVNLKGGPAMTPQVFSKWKQKTLIGLSVKIIAPTGQYDPTKLVNWGINRWAFKPELGYSKRWNHWVLDGYGGAWFYTTNSASFALPTPQPQTEAPIGSLEGHLSYDLKPRYWISLDGNFWLGGVTTLNGIKNLQTRQTGSRIGGTASVPLGKHQSIKINYSDGTYIRFGGNYQNVSIAWQYSWLGRPN; translated from the coding sequence ATGCGACGTCGCTCCGTCCTGCTCTTGTCGAGTCTGGTCACGCTATCTTCTGCGGCAATCCATGCCCAGGATCTGTCGCCGCGAGCCTACGTCATCACGCCCATCCACACCAACGCAGTCATCCTTACCTGGGCCTTCTTTGATGGAGGTGTGGACTTCAACGGAACAGTGCCCATATCAGGCGCAACCGGATCCTACAACGTCCCGATCTTCAGCCTCTACCATACCTTGAACTTTTTCGGACGTTCCGCCAATCTCACGGCGTCATTGCCGTACGCCGTTGGAAACTTCACCGGACAAGTGCTCGGCGAACAGCAAACGCTCTATCGCTCCGGTCTATTGGATACGTCCCTTCGATTTTCAGTAAACCTGAAGGGCGGTCCCGCAATGACGCCGCAGGTGTTCTCGAAATGGAAGCAAAAGACATTGATCGGCCTAAGCGTAAAGATCATTGCTCCGACCGGGCAATATGACCCGACGAAGCTCGTGAATTGGGGCATCAATCGCTGGGCCTTCAAACCGGAGCTAGGCTATTCAAAACGCTGGAACCACTGGGTTCTCGACGGTTACGGTGGAGCGTGGTTCTACACCACCAATTCCGCGTCCTTCGCTTTACCTACACCTCAGCCTCAAACCGAAGCACCGATCGGTTCCTTGGAAGGCCACTTAAGCTATGACCTGAAGCCGCGCTATTGGATATCGCTCGATGGCAACTTCTGGCTTGGCGGTGTCACAACCCTCAACGGCATCAAGAATTTGCAGACCAGACAGACCGGCTCCCGCATCGGAGGTACAGCCTCCGTCCCGCTCGGCAAGCACCAATCCATAAAGATCAACTATAGCGACGGCACATACATCCGCTTCGGCGGGAACTATCAGAACGTCTCAATAGCGTGGCAATACTCCTGGCTCGGCAGGCCCAACTAA